The sequence ATTTTTTTCGAGCCATAAGATCAACGAGAAACATTATTGATATATGTACAATTGTTGTCCTATATAATTAGTTTTCACAGTCAATTTGATTTAACTGTGAATAATTTCACAGATCATCAAGTTTAATATTTCAAAGTAAAACTAGCTTTGAGAAATCATCGATAATATTCCTCTAATTTCATCCAGTTATTTTATTAAACATCAACATTCAAATGAGTAAATTTTTAAATTTATAGGTTTTCAAAAACCAAAGATTTTTGATACCTGAACATCTATGTTCAAGGGTTTTCTACAGAGCTGTAAAATTAAAATTATCTTAATTCATTGTATCTTCTTCTACAATTTTTACAAGCTTATGAAGTTTGTCTAAAGAATTACCAATATTTAAACGTTTCACAGGTACATTTTTTACAATAGTTGCATATTCAGCCAGGTTTGCAGACTGTTCAGCGCTTTGAAAAATATTAGCACAGTAAGAATTCCTGATTAGTTCTATTAATGATTCTTGAGAACTTAAATCAGCTACTCCTATTTTATCATCTTTTTCAATTATATAAATCCGTTTTAGGGGCAGATTATCCTCTGAAAATTCATGAGTAAAACAGGACCTCTTTTCTGATTCTGAATGGATCCTTGGAAAAGCTTCTAAATCATCATTAAACATTTCAATAGTCTCCGGCCATAATTTGATCCTTGGAAAACCCGAGAATACCACAGGGTTTCCATTTTTATCGAATTCAACACTTGAAATATCATCACAAACTAGAGGATATCCTTTATTAATTAGTGCTGCTGTTGTAGTGGATTTTCCGCCGCCGTTAAATCCCATAAATGCAACTGCACCTCCATTTATATTAACTGTACTGGCATGGAGTACCAAACGGCCGCGTTGGTGAAGCAGTATTCCAAATGCAGGACCTAAAATCAATGCCCTTAAAAAATTTTCTTCAATTCCAGTGAAGGGGTTTACTGTTATTTCTTTCCCTTGAGTAATTTCACAGATCTCTATATCATTCCATATTAAAAAAACAGAATTTTCAGTCATTTTGAACCTGCTGGCAACTCTGAAAATACCTTCAGATAATATGTTTTTTGATGATGAATCAATCTTTCCATGTCTTATTTTAACATCAGTTCCATGATTATCTTTATTAAGCTCTGGAAAATTAATTGTAGATTGAATTGATAGCCCGTGGGCTTTATAGAAAAACATTTTGAATCACCAGTAGTTTTTTATAACTATCCACTTTTGTTATATACTTTTTCAGCCAGTGTGATATTTTTCACACATCGCTGAATTTTCAACTATTTTTCCCACATATTTTCACATTCCATTTTAAAAAAATAAGCAGTATTATTTAATAAATATTTGTTAATAGTACAAATTTTTGCCTATCTAACTTATTTTGTATAAATACCACTTTAATGCCCGCATTAGAATATATTAAACTAGTATAATAAGATGTATGGCATTAAACTAAATAATTTTTAATTTCACCAGATTAAATGTAATGAAATAGTATTAATAATTGTGTAGATGCTTAACACTATAAAAAAACATTTATAAGATGTTTTCACATTATTTAACTATATAGTATATATAATCGTGAAAAAACTCACAGAAAACACATGATTTTTTAGCAATTTTCACTAATTTTCACAGAATTACGATCACAATCACTTATGGGAAGAATTTCATGATTAATTTTCACATTAAAAAATAATTCTTATAAAAGCAAGGAGAGGTAAAATGATTAAAAATACAAAAGGGGGTGGAAAGGTTAGAAAATATGCAGTACTAACAATATTTACATTTATTTTTGTTTTACTTGCATGTAATGCAGCTGCAGCAGCAGATACATCGAGCAACAACTCATCTACACTGCAAACACATGAACAGCTCCAAAATAACTCTCAATTAACAAATAATCAATCATATACAACTTCTAATTCACAAAAAACATCTAAAAACACGACTCAACTGAAAAATATCACAATTACCTGGAAAGTCGAAAGATGTAATTCAGGAGGGCCATTCTCCGGAGTTACGATAA is a genomic window of Methanobacterium veterum containing:
- a CDS encoding phosphoenolpyruvate carboxykinase (ATP), which gives rise to MFFYKAHGLSIQSTINFPELNKDNHGTDVKIRHGKIDSSSKNILSEGIFRVASRFKMTENSVFLIWNDIEICEITQGKEITVNPFTGIEENFLRALILGPAFGILLHQRGRLVLHASTVNINGGAVAFMGFNGGGKSTTTAALINKGYPLVCDDISSVEFDKNGNPVVFSGFPRIKLWPETIEMFNDDLEAFPRIHSESEKRSCFTHEFSEDNLPLKRIYIIEKDDKIGVADLSSQESLIELIRNSYCANIFQSAEQSANLAEYATIVKNVPVKRLNIGNSLDKLHKLVKIVEEDTMN